One window of the Anguilla rostrata isolate EN2019 chromosome 13, ASM1855537v3, whole genome shotgun sequence genome contains the following:
- the ippk gene encoding inositol-pentakisphosphate 2-kinase, giving the protein MVVNIHHNGCVMELDKMDENDWKYHGEGNKSLVVSHSQLSHVLRLLKYPAENAEHSPQTTEQAFRHIQNIVDFNKNIMKPLLGEKYVHHGEAVKLPLDFVRQLSLKVQQERPESRCDKVMDTFSGCAVCLPNLTQISSCHISQHRPSLCIEIKPKCGFLPFSRHVSKEIKRKVCRFCMHQHFKLANGKWKTMSRYCPLDLFSGNKQRMCFAIKHLLEEPQNNFKIFKNGELIYGCKEDVDLNGLAQQLKPYFYPSNGLIHGHQSSKVVLNELIQVICGALLSSWDSGRAGEPRKGEPRKGPAPEGRAHCEAGLLHRDMLRNGNHYLPKDCVLSKILQAQMLDSLDIEGLYPLYKRVERHLEEFPKERSRLQIDGPYNEHFLEKIKNCPSEDDGSIEYAVGKVHQYRVAMTAKDCSVMITLAPCGEDELPEPNLEIQPSKRRFTYSVSILDLDPKPYESIAHQYKLDSKIVNYYSRSLQSKQEAAVSSLYLERDHEDCTLVFHPV; this is encoded by the exons ATGGTGGTAAATATACACCACAACGGCTGTGTTATGGAACTGGATAAAATGGACGAGAACGACTGGAAATACCACGGAGAAGGGAACAAGAGCCTTGTCGTTTCTCACAGCCAG CTTTCCCACGTTCTTCGTCTTCTGAAGTATCCTGCAGAAAATGCTGAGCACTCACCCCAG ACAACAGAACAAGCCTTCCGGCACATCCAGAACATCGTTgacttcaataaaaatattatgaagCCTCTCCTGGGGGAGAAATACGTCCATCATGGA GAGGCTGTCAAACTACCTTTGGACTTTGTGAGGCAACTGTCTTTGAAGGTTCAACAGGAACGTCCAG AATCACGCTGTGACAAAGTAATGGACACCTTCAGCGGATGCGCTGTGTGCCTGCCTAATCTAACTCAGATATCCTCCTGTCACATCAGTCAACACAGACCTTCCCTCTGTATAGAAATAAAG CCAAAGTGTGGATTCCTTCCATTTTCACGGCACGTCTCAAAGGAAATTAAACGCAAGGTGTGCCGCTTCTGTATGCATCAACACTTTAAG CTAGCCAATGGGAAATGGAAGACAATGAGCAGATACTGCCCCCTGGATCTGTTCTCAGG GAACAAACAAAGAATGTGCTTTGCAATTAAACACTTATTAGAGGAGCCACAAAACAACTTCAAAATATTTAAG AACGGAGAGTTGATATACGGCTGTAAGGAGGACGTGGACCTGAACGGGCTGGCTCAGCAGCTCAAGCCCTACTTCTACCCCAGCAACGGCCTGATCCACGGGCACCAGTCCAGCAAGGTGGTCCTGAACGAGCTCATCCAGGTCATCTGCGGCGCCCTGCTGAGCAGCTGGGACTCGGGCCGCGCCGGGGAGCCCAGGAAGGGAGAGCCCAGGAAGGGGCCGGCCCCGGAGGGCAGGGCCCACTGCGAGGCCGGCCTCCTGCACCGCGACATGCTGCGCAACG GTAACCACTACCTACCCAAAGACTGCGTTTTGTCCAAGATACTGCAAGCTCAGATGCTGGACAGCCTGGACATCGAAGGGCTTTATCCCCTGTACAAACGAGTGGAGCGGCACCTGGAGGAATTCCCCAAAGAGAG GAGCAGACTGCAGATAGATGGGCCATACAACGAACATTTCCTggagaaaataaagaactgCCCATCTGAAGACGATGGCTCGATCGAATACGCAGTTGGAAAA GTGCACCAGTACAGAGTAGCgatgacagccaaagactgcTCGGTGATGATCACCCTGGCACCTTGTGGGGAAGACGAGCT accGGAACCTAACCTGGAGATTCAGCCCTCCAAACGTAGGTTCACCTACTCCGTGTCCATCCTGGATTTGGACCCCAAACCTTACGAGAGCATCGCCCATCAGTACAAACTCGACTCAAAAATAGTCAACTACTACTCGCGAAGCCTTCAGTCCAAGCAGGAGGCAGCTGTGTCTAGCCTGTACCTGGAGAGGGACCATGAAGACTGCACACTGGTGTTCCATCCTGTATGA